In the genome of Marinilactibacillus sp. Marseille-P9653, one region contains:
- a CDS encoding GNAT family N-acetyltransferase: MKKVVYRVLEKGDIPSLVSILIKNWKFDQTLSEKNAYHMGTSFLNYELAKSSYTEVAEVDGEVVGMLASSFGKVPLSSRLYLLNVLVHGIPLLLSKEGRASLRIQREVLSNDQQLFDQLDETFEGEVTLFAVGEKAQGLGIGSGLFNRFLEQMKKRNLNHFFLYTDTNCNYGFYEHKGLDRIAEKTYSIKASTKFDMTSFIYSGKRTNLET; encoded by the coding sequence ATGAAAAAAGTTGTATATAGAGTATTAGAAAAAGGAGATATTCCGTCACTGGTTTCTATTCTAATCAAAAACTGGAAGTTTGATCAAACTCTTTCTGAAAAGAATGCTTACCATATGGGAACCTCTTTTCTAAATTATGAACTAGCTAAATCATCTTATACGGAAGTCGCTGAAGTTGATGGAGAAGTAGTCGGTATGCTAGCAAGTAGTTTTGGTAAAGTCCCTCTAAGTAGCAGACTGTATTTACTGAATGTTTTGGTGCACGGTATTCCTTTATTGCTATCCAAAGAAGGCAGAGCCAGTCTAAGGATTCAAAGAGAAGTTCTTTCAAATGACCAGCAGCTATTTGATCAGTTAGACGAAACTTTTGAAGGAGAAGTTACCTTATTTGCTGTTGGAGAAAAAGCACAAGGCTTAGGGATCGGTTCTGGACTATTCAATCGATTCTTGGAACAAATGAAAAAAAGAAACCTCAATCATTTCTTCCTTTATACGGATACAAACTGTAATTATGGTTTTTACGAACATAAAGGACTAGACAGAATCGCAGAAAAAACCTACTCTATCAAAGCTTCTACAAAATTTGATATGACTTCTTTTATTTATTCAGGAAAAAGAACAAATCTTGAAACCTAA
- a CDS encoding MerR family transcriptional regulator — MKKYRFKVSELASLLGINKRTLHYYDEIGLFSPDFKDDNGYRYYSVEKSMDLAVILSLKELEIPLEDIKKIIDGDMSHSKTILESKIDELDKQIESLKEIRQLATRKLKQIKMTERGFFNIEEIELQEEYLTLSEVLETDDLLTTFNAVYQLLNDEGKYLFTNNRYGYMIHTRKKIQNSKDEFYDYFYLEKGQVTQGAFVKPAGNYLSMLYTGAEAGLYKAYEDILKFASKNQYELTGYFYEFPIHQSVHENPEAFITEIQVKFAKKI; from the coding sequence ATGAAAAAGTACAGATTTAAAGTTTCGGAATTGGCTAGTCTGTTAGGTATCAACAAGAGAACGTTACATTACTATGATGAGATCGGATTGTTTTCTCCTGACTTTAAGGATGATAACGGTTATCGATACTATTCAGTTGAGAAGTCAATGGACCTAGCTGTTATTTTATCTTTGAAAGAACTGGAAATTCCTCTGGAGGATATTAAAAAAATTATTGATGGGGACATGTCTCATTCCAAAACGATTCTTGAAAGTAAAATTGATGAATTAGACAAGCAAATTGAATCTTTAAAAGAAATCAGACAACTAGCCACTAGAAAATTAAAACAAATCAAGATGACTGAAAGAGGATTCTTTAATATTGAAGAGATTGAATTGCAGGAAGAATACCTGACGTTAAGTGAAGTATTGGAAACAGATGACCTTTTGACAACGTTTAATGCTGTATATCAGTTATTGAATGATGAAGGGAAATATTTATTTACCAATAATCGCTATGGCTATATGATTCACACCCGAAAGAAAATCCAAAATAGTAAAGATGAATTCTACGATTACTTTTACCTTGAAAAAGGTCAGGTAACTCAGGGGGCCTTTGTTAAGCCAGCTGGGAACTATTTAAGCATGCTTTATACTGGGGCAGAAGCGGGTTTATACAAAGCGTATGAGGATATCTTGAAATTTGCTTCGAAAAATCAGTATGAACTAACGGGTTACTTCTACGAATTTCCGATTCATCAAAGTGTGCATGAAAATCCTGAGGCGTTTATTACGGAAATACAAGTTAAATTCGCCAAAAAAATATAA
- a CDS encoding dihydrofolate reductase family protein, whose product MSGKRKVVLFIATSLDGFIATEEETLEWLFEVEGEGDNGYSAFYDTIDTVLMGKKTYDWILNNHQFTEYPYKDKQSFVFSKLEHKNTDDVQFIKNDIPQFINQLKKNNGKTIWLVGGGQLFTYFLKNKLVDELYVTVAPKIIVTGIPLFNPGSYHVDLTLIGTQTFNQFVELHYKVL is encoded by the coding sequence ATGAGTGGAAAAAGAAAAGTCGTTTTGTTTATCGCTACCAGTCTGGATGGTTTTATTGCTACAGAAGAAGAAACGTTAGAATGGTTATTTGAAGTGGAGGGAGAAGGCGATAATGGGTATTCAGCCTTTTACGATACGATTGATACAGTTTTGATGGGCAAAAAAACTTATGATTGGATCTTAAATAATCATCAATTCACGGAATACCCCTATAAAGATAAGCAAAGTTTTGTTTTTTCAAAACTTGAACACAAAAACACTGATGATGTTCAGTTTATAAAAAACGATATTCCACAGTTTATAAATCAGCTGAAAAAGAACAATGGTAAAACTATCTGGTTAGTTGGTGGCGGACAACTTTTTACTTATTTTCTGAAAAATAAACTTGTCGATGAACTTTATGTCACGGTCGCTCCAAAAATTATTGTTACAGGTATTCCACTCTTCAACCCTGGCTCTTATCATGTAGACCTTACGTTGATTGGCACACAGACTTTTAATCAGTTTGTCGAATTGCATTATAAAGTTCTATGA
- a CDS encoding DUF975 family protein, protein MKKNRLVTYGSVIIPPILIYVVLLGAIIIPILFERFISAYTLAILIGLIAGIVPFLVASMHLKLVRDEKISIRAYVIDEIRNNGIRYFAGSLLIQVFIFLWALLFTIPGIIKQYSYAMTPYIMKDDAFIRPIDAITESRRMMDGHKKSLFFLFLTYALPPALLYILVLTIAIVGTAFLPDGAYEGGTAMFISLVALVMFTITVVGPLILAIRNIPRYNVAAALFYEEIRAENHYVFEETQPEWDEEF, encoded by the coding sequence GTGAAAAAGAACCGTTTGGTTACATACGGTTCAGTCATCATACCACCGATTCTTATATACGTAGTATTACTTGGTGCAATTATCATTCCCATTTTATTTGAACGTTTCATTTCGGCCTATACACTTGCAATTTTGATTGGCTTAATCGCTGGAATCGTTCCTTTTTTAGTAGCCAGTATGCATTTAAAACTTGTGCGAGACGAAAAAATATCTATTAGAGCATACGTGATTGATGAAATCAGAAATAATGGTATCCGCTATTTCGCAGGTTCTTTGCTTATACAAGTATTTATTTTTCTCTGGGCACTCTTGTTTACGATTCCTGGTATCATCAAACAGTATTCTTATGCGATGACACCTTATATAATGAAAGACGACGCTTTTATTAGACCCATTGATGCGATTACGGAAAGTCGTAGAATGATGGACGGGCATAAGAAATCTCTATTCTTCCTTTTTTTAACTTACGCATTACCGCCTGCTTTGTTGTATATACTAGTATTGACTATCGCGATAGTTGGTACTGCTTTCTTGCCTGATGGTGCCTATGAAGGTGGTACTGCAATGTTTATTTCTTTGGTTGCCCTAGTAATGTTCACTATTACAGTAGTGGGCCCGCTTATCTTAGCTATCAGAAATATTCCGCGCTATAATGTTGCAGCTGCGCTTTTCTACGAAGAAATTCGTGCAGAAAATCATTACGTCTTTGAAGAAACGCAACCTGAGTGGGATGAAGAATTTTAA
- a CDS encoding sugar MFS transporter, whose amino-acid sequence MYSLLLLIIYIAFISLGLPDSLLGSAWPVMQGELNVPVSYAGLITMTIAGGTIISSLFSDKLTKRLGAGLVTFLSVLTTAIALFGFSISSTFVSLILWAIPYGLGAGAVDAALNNYVALYYGPKHMNWLHCFWGVGASISPYIMGFYLTRGDSWSSGYQTVGIIQVVISLILLFSLPLWRGGYKSIEDSEIAESKSLTFKEIFRLSGIVPLLIAFFAYQAIEQTTGLWASTYLVEARSVDPETAAQFASFFFLGITFGRFICGFIANRLGDTKLIRIGTGILFIGILLLFIPTTFTGFALSGLVIIGIGCAPIYPSVIHSTPVNFGKAYSQSIIGIQMAVAYFGTTFMPPLFGWVASILSIQLYPVYLCFFTIIMFIYNERLNTIVKNRSLKTMN is encoded by the coding sequence ATGTATTCATTACTTTTACTGATTATTTATATCGCCTTTATCAGTCTCGGATTACCCGATTCTTTGCTTGGTTCAGCTTGGCCTGTTATGCAAGGAGAGCTCAATGTCCCCGTTTCGTACGCTGGGCTTATCACCATGACGATAGCTGGTGGAACCATTATTTCCAGTTTATTTTCAGACAAACTGACTAAAAGACTTGGTGCTGGTTTAGTAACTTTTTTGAGTGTTCTGACTACAGCTATTGCGCTTTTCGGTTTTTCAATTTCGAGTACGTTCGTCTCCTTAATTTTATGGGCTATCCCTTATGGTCTTGGTGCCGGTGCAGTTGATGCGGCTTTAAACAATTACGTGGCACTCTATTATGGTCCAAAACATATGAACTGGCTTCATTGTTTCTGGGGTGTTGGCGCTTCGATTAGCCCTTACATCATGGGATTTTACTTAACAAGAGGAGACAGTTGGTCTAGCGGCTACCAAACTGTGGGGATCATTCAAGTTGTCATTTCTCTTATTCTACTTTTCAGTTTACCTTTGTGGAGAGGTGGATACAAAAGTATCGAGGACTCTGAGATTGCAGAATCCAAATCACTGACTTTCAAAGAAATTTTCAGACTGAGCGGTATCGTTCCCCTTTTGATCGCATTTTTTGCATATCAGGCAATTGAACAAACTACAGGACTATGGGCAAGTACTTATCTTGTTGAAGCCAGATCAGTCGATCCTGAAACGGCTGCTCAATTCGCTTCGTTCTTCTTTTTAGGGATTACTTTTGGTCGATTTATTTGTGGGTTTATAGCCAATCGATTAGGAGATACAAAGTTAATTAGAATTGGAACAGGTATCTTATTCATTGGAATTCTTTTACTATTTATTCCAACAACTTTCACTGGCTTTGCCCTCTCAGGGCTCGTGATTATTGGGATCGGCTGTGCTCCAATCTATCCCTCGGTTATTCATAGTACACCAGTAAACTTTGGAAAAGCTTATTCTCAGTCCATTATCGGTATTCAAATGGCGGTAGCTTATTTTGGAACAACCTTCATGCCGCCATTATTCGGATGGGTTGCTTCAATCTTGAGTATTCAATTATATCCCGTATACCTTTGCTTCTTTACAATCATCATGTTCATCTATAATGAACGACTGAACACGATCGTAAAAAACCGTTCACTCAAAACAATGAATTAA
- a CDS encoding BCCT family transporter, with product MTLLFPQQAETFFVNTLDVISSNMGWFMIFAANIFIVAGLYFAFSRYGSIVIGGKKAKPEFSRFAWYDMLLSAGMGIGLLFWSVAEPINHLGNPSPMFDSVAPNSPAAQSAMASTFFHWGIHPWAIYAVVGLGLAFFSYNKGLPLTIRSLFYPLIGNKIYGFWGNIIDILSVLATLMGLATSLGLGVSQVNAGLNNLFGISINTTVQVILIVVITGFATISVIMGLDGGVKRLSEINMVLAGVFLLFVLITGPTVYILSGFTQNIGYFAANFIEMSTWTETFRDSNWQSTWTIFYWSWWISWSPFVGMFIARVSKGRTVKEFIVGVVLIPTAISFVWMSVFGGTAIFQEMNGIADLASAVAIDESLALFAMVESLPYPQILSFVGIVLVIVFFVTSADSGSLVVDHLTSGGKLDSPIPQRIFWTAIAGVIAATLLVGGGLSALQTASVITGLPFTFILLAMIYSLYLGLRQEFLIERAVNQKLQRVTDDHIINEVIQTRVQDEALVEAVAEKLAEEERSKSGKSSVTVSEKEQEELNKDQ from the coding sequence ATAACGCTATTATTCCCTCAACAGGCTGAAACATTTTTTGTAAATACACTCGATGTTATTTCTAGTAACATGGGATGGTTTATGATTTTCGCAGCTAATATTTTCATTGTCGCAGGATTGTACTTTGCATTCAGTCGTTACGGATCCATCGTCATTGGTGGAAAAAAAGCAAAACCAGAGTTCTCTCGTTTTGCCTGGTACGACATGCTACTAAGCGCTGGTATGGGAATCGGGTTACTGTTCTGGAGTGTTGCAGAACCGATTAATCACCTAGGTAACCCTTCTCCAATGTTTGACTCTGTGGCTCCGAATTCGCCTGCTGCTCAGTCAGCTATGGCTTCTACATTCTTCCACTGGGGTATTCACCCTTGGGCGATCTACGCTGTCGTTGGACTCGGACTAGCCTTCTTTTCTTATAATAAAGGCTTACCCTTAACGATTCGCTCTCTTTTCTATCCGTTGATTGGAAATAAAATCTACGGATTCTGGGGAAATATTATCGATATCCTTTCAGTGCTCGCTACATTGATGGGACTCGCAACATCACTTGGTCTTGGTGTTTCTCAAGTGAATGCTGGGCTAAACAATTTGTTTGGAATCAGTATTAATACGACTGTCCAAGTTATTTTGATCGTTGTGATTACTGGTTTTGCCACGATTTCCGTTATTATGGGATTAGATGGCGGTGTTAAACGTCTAAGCGAAATCAATATGGTTCTAGCTGGTGTTTTCTTGCTATTCGTATTGATCACAGGTCCCACTGTTTATATCTTAAGTGGGTTCACTCAAAATATTGGCTACTTCGCGGCAAACTTTATCGAAATGAGTACTTGGACTGAAACCTTCAGGGACAGTAACTGGCAAAGTACCTGGACGATATTCTACTGGTCTTGGTGGATTTCATGGTCACCATTCGTTGGTATGTTTATCGCACGCGTTTCAAAAGGACGTACGGTTAAAGAATTTATTGTTGGGGTTGTTTTGATTCCAACGGCCATCTCTTTCGTCTGGATGAGCGTATTCGGTGGAACAGCCATCTTCCAAGAAATGAATGGTATCGCTGATTTAGCATCCGCTGTTGCTATTGATGAGTCACTTGCCTTATTCGCAATGGTTGAAAGCTTACCTTACCCTCAAATTCTATCATTTGTCGGAATTGTATTGGTTATTGTTTTCTTCGTTACTTCCGCAGATTCTGGTTCATTGGTTGTCGATCACTTAACTTCTGGTGGTAAATTGGATTCTCCAATTCCGCAACGTATTTTCTGGACTGCTATTGCAGGGGTTATCGCAGCTACACTACTTGTTGGTGGTGGATTATCCGCTTTACAGACAGCTTCGGTGATTACCGGCTTGCCGTTCACCTTTATCTTGCTCGCAATGATCTATTCTCTCTATTTAGGTCTAAGACAGGAATTCTTGATTGAACGAGCAGTTAACCAAAAACTACAAAGAGTTACAGATGATCACATCATCAATGAAGTCATTCAAACACGCGTTCAAGACGAAGCGCTTGTCGAAGCAGTTGCTGAAAAATTAGCTGAAGAAGAACGATCTAAATCAGGAAAATCATCAGTGACTGTTAGCGAAAAAGAACAAGAAGAGTTAAATAAAGATCAATAA